In Desulfitibacter sp. BRH_c19, one genomic interval encodes:
- a CDS encoding cytochrome C assembly protein, translating into MDKKLRILIFVGMALAITTVFLYAPEERVMGPIQKIFYFHVASAWTGFFAFFVVFLSSMLFLITKDSKFDRVAASSAELGTLFITIVLLTGPIWARVAWGTWWTWEPKLTTTLILWFIYIAYLVVRSSATNETGKQSIAAIFGIVGFLNVPLVYFSVEWWGRRLHPPIVTGGGLTGEMVFTLVFTLVSFSLLYFYMLKQSYDLLQIKDTLAIRKREAINLITWE; encoded by the coding sequence ATGGATAAAAAATTACGTATTTTGATATTTGTAGGTATGGCCTTAGCTATAACAACAGTATTTCTTTACGCTCCTGAAGAAAGAGTAATGGGACCAATTCAAAAGATATTCTACTTTCATGTAGCTTCTGCCTGGACAGGTTTTTTTGCGTTCTTCGTTGTTTTTCTTAGTAGCATGTTATTCTTAATTACTAAGGATTCAAAATTTGATAGAGTTGCGGCATCATCTGCTGAACTGGGCACCCTCTTTATTACTATTGTGCTTCTTACGGGACCAATTTGGGCTAGAGTTGCCTGGGGAACTTGGTGGACTTGGGAACCAAAGTTAACTACCACTCTTATATTGTGGTTTATTTATATAGCCTATCTTGTTGTCAGAAGCTCAGCAACAAATGAGACGGGTAAACAGAGTATTGCAGCAATTTTTGGTATAGTAGGCTTTTTAAATGTTCCCCTTGTGTATTTTTCAGTAGAATGGTGGGGGCGCAGGCTCCATCCTCCAATAGTAACAGGTGGAGGATTAACTGGAGAAATGGTCTTTACATTAGTATTTACTCTAGTTAGCTTTAGTTTGCTTTATTTTTACATGTTAAAACAGTCCTACGACCTACTGCAGATCAAAGACACTCTGGCTATTCGAAAAAGGGAAGCAATTAATCTTATTACTTGGGAGTGA